In Sphingomonas crocodyli, a genomic segment contains:
- a CDS encoding GspH/FimT family pseudopilin, which produces MPISATGNKRSGERGFTLVELLAVLAIMGIAAAAVLFAMPSQSTEARTTAARFASAAEAARDTAILASAPVAIRVDRTGYRFERWEGGAWTPMTRKPLQPVAWPDGVASRIDPAGERIRFDATGLADPVSVLLSADGVTARVTIDAGGEVKLVV; this is translated from the coding sequence ATGCCGATATCGGCAACTGGAAATAAGCGAAGCGGAGAGCGGGGCTTCACCCTGGTCGAGCTGCTCGCGGTCCTCGCGATCATGGGGATTGCGGCGGCGGCCGTTTTGTTCGCGATGCCGTCGCAAAGCACCGAGGCACGCACCACCGCCGCCCGCTTCGCATCGGCTGCGGAGGCGGCGCGCGATACCGCGATCCTCGCCTCCGCGCCGGTTGCGATCCGGGTCGATCGGACGGGCTATCGCTTCGAACGCTGGGAGGGCGGCGCCTGGACCCCGATGACGCGCAAGCCGCTCCAGCCGGTCGCCTGGCCCGACGGTGTCGCGAGCCGGATCGATCCGGCGGGCGAGCGCATCCGCTTCGACGCGACCGGCCTTGCCGATCCGGTCAGCGTGCTGCTGAGCGCGGACGGCGTGACCGCGCGGGTGACGATCGATGCGGGCGGCGAGGTGAAGCTTGTCGTGTGA
- a CDS encoding protein-disulfide reductase DsbD family protein, translated as MLRRFLLLLALLLAPLRVEAAGNHLTATLLAESATPKPGSRITLALSMTPEKDWHGYWENPGDAGVPTVVEWSLPEGAKTDGLRYPVPQRLIVLGLMNYVYEAPYALLTTLDVPTNLKPGQRFTVAGDANWLVCSASTCVPEKGRISVDLVAGDGAVDPATRAKFDRWRAAMPMPLSQPASFEKKGDRIRIAIPYPAAQPVADPYFYPATDGVIDYAAPQSISRNGDQLIVEAKAKEDGSDVAGLSGVIATGEGRGLTVQAGKGAVPAAGVAIGASGDGKGFDLRTFLLALGGALLGGLLLNIMPCVFPILSLKALSLARAGGSEARVEALSYAAGVILSCIALGGVILALRAGGSMVGWAFQLQDPRVIAGLLLLMTAISLNMAGLFELRTIGVGDSLTHGKGAMPAFWTGVLAALVATPCTGPFMAGALGAALVLPTVAAIAVFGGLGLGLALPFVAIGFVPALRRKLPKPGPWMETLRHILAVPMFATALGLAWILGRQAGVDGMALGISAALLLGLALWWAGARQAKARRFAFAPLLPALAIAVAAALLVPKGGAVASVAKVEGEAFDEAKLASLTAEGKPVFLYFTADWCLTCKVNEKAAIDRDDVRAAFKQAGVTVMVGDWTDGNPAIGRFLEAKGRSGVPLYLFYHRDGQIETLPQLLTPATLMGLRA; from the coding sequence ATGCTTCGTCGCTTTCTCCTGCTCCTCGCCCTGCTCCTTGCGCCGTTGCGCGTGGAGGCGGCGGGGAACCACCTGACCGCCACGCTCCTTGCCGAGAGCGCGACGCCGAAGCCTGGCAGCCGCATCACGCTGGCGCTCTCGATGACGCCGGAGAAGGACTGGCACGGTTATTGGGAAAATCCCGGCGATGCGGGCGTGCCCACCGTCGTCGAATGGAGCCTGCCCGAAGGCGCGAAGACCGATGGTCTGCGCTATCCGGTGCCGCAGCGGCTGATCGTCCTCGGCCTGATGAATTACGTCTATGAGGCGCCTTATGCGCTGCTGACGACGCTGGACGTGCCCACGAACCTGAAGCCCGGTCAGCGCTTCACCGTCGCGGGCGACGCCAACTGGCTGGTCTGTTCGGCATCGACCTGCGTGCCCGAAAAGGGGCGTATCTCGGTCGATCTGGTCGCGGGCGACGGCGCGGTCGATCCGGCGACGCGCGCGAAGTTCGATCGCTGGCGCGCGGCGATGCCGATGCCGCTGTCGCAGCCGGCGAGCTTCGAAAAGAAGGGCGACCGCATCCGCATCGCCATCCCCTATCCGGCCGCGCAGCCGGTGGCCGATCCCTATTTCTACCCCGCGACCGACGGCGTGATCGATTATGCCGCGCCCCAATCGATCAGCCGTAATGGCGACCAGTTGATCGTCGAGGCGAAGGCCAAGGAAGACGGCTCCGACGTCGCCGGCCTGTCGGGCGTGATCGCGACCGGCGAGGGGCGCGGGTTGACGGTTCAGGCGGGCAAGGGCGCGGTGCCCGCCGCCGGGGTCGCGATCGGCGCAAGCGGCGACGGCAAGGGTTTTGACCTGCGCACCTTCCTGCTCGCGCTGGGCGGCGCGTTGCTCGGGGGGCTGCTGCTCAACATCATGCCGTGCGTCTTCCCGATCCTGAGTTTGAAGGCGCTCAGCCTCGCGCGGGCGGGGGGCAGTGAGGCGCGGGTCGAAGCCTTATCCTACGCGGCCGGGGTGATCCTGAGCTGCATCGCGCTGGGCGGAGTGATCCTCGCGCTGCGTGCGGGCGGATCGATGGTCGGCTGGGCCTTTCAGTTGCAGGATCCGCGCGTGATTGCGGGGCTGCTCCTGCTGATGACCGCGATCAGCCTGAACATGGCCGGTTTGTTCGAACTGCGCACGATCGGCGTCGGCGACAGCCTGACTCACGGCAAGGGCGCGATGCCCGCTTTCTGGACCGGGGTGCTCGCCGCTCTGGTCGCGACGCCGTGCACCGGGCCGTTCATGGCGGGTGCGCTGGGCGCGGCTCTGGTGCTGCCGACGGTGGCGGCGATTGCGGTGTTCGGCGGGCTGGGCCTCGGCCTCGCTCTGCCCTTCGTCGCGATCGGCTTCGTCCCCGCGCTGCGCCGCAAGCTGCCCAAGCCGGGGCCGTGGATGGAGACGTTGCGCCACATCCTCGCTGTGCCGATGTTCGCGACCGCGCTGGGCCTCGCGTGGATTTTGGGGCGGCAGGCGGGTGTCGATGGCATGGCGCTCGGCATTAGCGCGGCGCTGCTGCTCGGCCTCGCTCTGTGGTGGGCGGGCGCGCGGCAGGCCAAGGCGCGCCGCTTCGCCTTCGCGCCGTTGCTGCCTGCACTGGCGATCGCCGTCGCGGCGGCGCTGCTGGTGCCGAAGGGCGGGGCGGTCGCATCGGTCGCGAAGGTTGAGGGTGAGGCGTTCGATGAGGCCAAGCTCGCGTCGCTCACGGCTGAGGGCAAGCCCGTCTTCCTCTATTTCACTGCCGACTGGTGCCTGACGTGCAAGGTCAACGAAAAGGCCGCGATCGACCGCGACGATGTCCGCGCGGCGTTCAAACAGGCGGGCGTGACGGTGATGGTCGGCGACTGGACCGACGGCAATCCGGCGATCGGCCGCTTCCTCGAGGCCAAGGGGCGCTCGGGCGTGCCGCTCTACCTCTTCTACCACCGCGACGGGCAGATCGAGACTTTGCCCCAGCTGCTGACGCCCGCGACGCTGATGGGATTGCGGGCCTAA
- a CDS encoding PepSY-associated TM helix domain-containing protein: MSRWYNAVWRWHFYAGMLCVPLVLWLSITGTIYLWKPQIEALIDRPYAGIATGPLAPPSRIAEAAVSAVPGGRFAKYQLPAAPGDAVQVVVGDTRVYVNPSSLEVLKTVGEEDRLMRLIFRLHGELMIGDPGSWIVETIACWAIVMILTGLYLWWPRKGAGLAGVLWPRLHLGSRAFWRDIHAVTGIWVSMLALFLILTGLPWANAWGGYFKEVRAVTGLADGPQDWTTGTHEGHHGMATGPAQVNLAELDRVVPAAASAHLAGPVLIAPPKTADALWTAKSDAGNRPERADLGIDGGTGQILTRKDFAERHWVDRAVGYGIAAHEGQLFGLANQLLSMVATMGLSLLAISGAILWWRRRPVGLLGAPIPLSRPTMRAPLIALIAGLGGLFPLFGASLIAVLLLEWALFRRLPPVARWLGLRQRIAA; encoded by the coding sequence GTGAGCCGCTGGTACAACGCGGTCTGGCGCTGGCATTTCTATGCGGGGATGCTGTGCGTGCCCTTGGTCCTGTGGTTGTCGATCACGGGCACGATCTATCTGTGGAAGCCGCAGATCGAGGCGCTGATCGACCGGCCCTATGCGGGGATCGCAACCGGCCCGCTCGCCCCGCCCTCGCGCATTGCCGAGGCGGCGGTGAGCGCCGTGCCGGGCGGGCGCTTTGCCAAATATCAACTGCCCGCCGCGCCCGGAGACGCGGTGCAGGTGGTCGTCGGCGACACGCGCGTTTATGTGAACCCGTCCAGCCTCGAAGTCCTCAAGACGGTGGGCGAGGAGGATCGACTGATGCGCCTGATCTTCCGCCTGCACGGCGAACTGATGATCGGCGATCCGGGCAGCTGGATCGTCGAGACGATCGCCTGCTGGGCGATCGTGATGATCCTGACCGGCCTCTATCTGTGGTGGCCGCGCAAGGGCGCCGGGCTGGCGGGCGTGCTGTGGCCGCGCCTGCATCTGGGCAGCCGCGCCTTCTGGCGCGATATCCACGCCGTCACAGGGATTTGGGTGAGCATGCTCGCGCTGTTCCTGATCCTGACCGGCCTGCCCTGGGCGAATGCCTGGGGCGGCTATTTCAAGGAGGTGCGCGCCGTTACCGGTCTGGCGGACGGGCCGCAGGATTGGACAACCGGCACCCACGAAGGCCATCACGGCATGGCGACGGGACCGGCGCAGGTGAACCTTGCCGAACTCGACCGCGTCGTCCCCGCCGCCGCGAGCGCGCACCTCGCAGGTCCGGTTCTGATCGCGCCGCCCAAGACGGCGGACGCGCTGTGGACCGCCAAGTCGGACGCGGGCAATCGCCCCGAACGCGCCGATCTGGGCATCGACGGCGGCACCGGCCAGATCCTGACGCGCAAGGATTTTGCCGAGCGCCACTGGGTCGATCGGGCGGTCGGCTATGGCATCGCCGCGCATGAAGGGCAGTTGTTCGGCCTCGCCAATCAGTTGCTGAGCATGGTCGCGACGATGGGGCTGAGCCTGCTCGCCATATCGGGGGCGATCTTGTGGTGGCGCAGGCGCCCGGTGGGGCTGCTGGGCGCGCCGATCCCGCTCAGCCGCCCGACGATGCGCGCGCCGTTGATCGCGCTGATCGCCGGGCTGGGCGGGCTGTTCCCGCTGTTCGGGGCGAGCCTGATCGCGGTGCTGCTGCTCGAATGGGCGTTGTTCCGCCGCCTGCCCCCGGTTGCGCGCTGGCTGGGGCTGCGGCAGAGGATCGCCGCATGA
- the gspM gene encoding type II secretion system protein GspM, producing the protein MIDAVLTWWRQRTTREQRLLWLLIVIAVPILLWFGVVRPIGIGWQAALDRRNTAERDLNDVRALAEEIARESRADVRPSPGPLADTAKAASEAAGFTPLRVETQGETAVLSYEAVKPQAFFAWVAGLGKRGLVVERLNAHPNADRTLAASITLRRRG; encoded by the coding sequence ATGATCGACGCCGTTCTCACTTGGTGGCGCCAGCGCACGACGCGCGAGCAAAGGCTGCTCTGGCTGCTGATCGTCATCGCGGTGCCGATCCTGCTGTGGTTCGGCGTGGTTCGGCCGATCGGCATCGGATGGCAGGCGGCGCTGGATCGTCGCAACACGGCCGAGCGCGATTTGAACGATGTGCGCGCGCTGGCCGAAGAGATTGCGCGCGAAAGCCGCGCCGATGTGCGCCCGTCGCCTGGCCCGCTGGCGGACACCGCCAAGGCCGCGTCCGAAGCCGCGGGCTTCACGCCGCTGCGGGTCGAAACGCAGGGCGAGACAGCGGTTCTGAGTTACGAGGCGGTCAAGCCGCAGGCCTTTTTCGCGTGGGTCGCAGGGCTGGGGAAGCGGGGGCTTGTGGTCGAGCGGCTGAACGCGCATCCCAATGCGGACAGGACGCTCGCCGCATCGATCACGCTGCGGCGGCGCGGATAA
- the gspL gene encoding type II secretion system protein GspL, whose protein sequence is MTVTRALLLFARADVGAIEGWFRVEDGRVIARDMALDHLPSLEPDERLILILQGDEVAIRWIELPALTYAQAAAAARLAIADHSIGAPDSLHVAIGDVHGGRRMVATIDADLLRQWIGWAQAIGIDPDHVVPLPLLLAYGEGAPRLWDRPGLSVVRGHDHAFAVEPDLAPTILGTIAPEPMDDARFEAELPAALAVLPLDLRQGRFARRRVWRVDDAWKRRMRRLAIAAAILIVAVPIARVGRIGIDGWLMDQEASRIARLALGRESLPEGAQTAMSLRAEGLRGPGMGFPNGAALLFDAVKLTPNVELTDLDFSAEGVLTASVTGASAADVSALVGRLSQSGLAIETLPGGDANRSTLRIRRA, encoded by the coding sequence ATGACCGTGACGCGGGCCTTGCTGCTCTTCGCGCGCGCCGATGTCGGCGCGATCGAAGGTTGGTTCCGTGTGGAGGACGGCCGCGTCATCGCGCGCGACATGGCGCTCGATCATCTGCCATCGCTGGAGCCCGACGAACGCCTGATCCTGATCCTGCAGGGGGATGAGGTTGCGATCCGCTGGATCGAACTTCCCGCGCTCACCTATGCACAGGCCGCCGCCGCCGCGCGGCTCGCCATCGCCGATCACAGTATCGGCGCGCCCGATAGCCTCCATGTCGCGATCGGCGACGTGCATGGCGGGCGGCGGATGGTCGCGACGATCGACGCCGATCTGCTGCGGCAATGGATCGGCTGGGCGCAGGCGATCGGGATCGATCCCGATCATGTCGTGCCGCTGCCCTTGCTGCTGGCCTATGGCGAGGGCGCGCCGCGCCTGTGGGATCGACCCGGCCTGTCGGTGGTGCGCGGCCACGATCATGCCTTCGCGGTCGAGCCCGATCTGGCGCCCACCATCCTCGGCACGATCGCGCCGGAGCCGATGGACGATGCCCGGTTCGAGGCCGAATTGCCCGCCGCGCTCGCGGTGCTTCCGCTCGATCTGCGGCAGGGGCGCTTTGCGCGCCGCCGCGTGTGGCGCGTCGACGATGCGTGGAAGCGGCGGATGCGGCGGTTGGCGATTGCGGCCGCGATCCTGATCGTCGCGGTGCCGATTGCGCGCGTCGGGCGGATCGGGATCGACGGCTGGCTGATGGATCAGGAGGCGTCGCGCATCGCCCGCCTGGCGTTGGGCCGCGAAAGCCTGCCCGAAGGCGCGCAGACCGCGATGAGCCTCAGGGCCGAAGGGTTGCGCGGCCCCGGCATGGGCTTTCCGAACGGCGCGGCTTTGCTGTTCGATGCGGTTAAACTGACGCCCAATGTCGAGCTGACCGATCTCGATTTCTCGGCCGAAGGCGTGCTGACCGCGTCGGTGACGGGCGCGAGTGCGGCCGATGTCTCGGCGCTGGTGGGGCGGCTGTCGCAGAGCGGCCTTGCGATCGAGACGCTGCCGGGCGGCGATGCGAACCGCTCCACCCTCAGGATCCGCCGCGCATGA
- the gspG gene encoding type II secretion system major pseudopilin GspG, whose protein sequence is MQEPHEIPASAGMTIEAKEGGFTLVELMVVILILGLLTTVVVINVLPAQDKAMTQKAQTDIALLEQALERYRLDNFTYPPTGAGLQALMQPPVGMAHPERYPRGGYIKRLPNDPWGNAYQYRSPGEHGAFDIISYGADGKPGGEGQDADIGNWK, encoded by the coding sequence ATGCAGGAGCCGCATGAGATCCCGGCCTCCGCCGGGATGACGATTGAGGCGAAGGAGGGAGGCTTCACCCTCGTCGAACTGATGGTCGTGATCCTGATCCTCGGCCTGCTCACCACCGTCGTCGTGATCAACGTCCTGCCCGCGCAGGACAAGGCGATGACGCAGAAGGCGCAGACCGATATCGCGCTGCTCGAACAGGCGCTCGAACGTTACCGGCTCGACAATTTCACCTATCCGCCGACGGGCGCGGGCCTTCAGGCGTTGATGCAGCCGCCGGTCGGGATGGCGCATCCCGAACGCTATCCGCGCGGCGGCTATATCAAGCGGCTGCCGAACGATCCGTGGGGCAATGCCTACCAATATCGTTCCCCGGGCGAGCATGGCGCGTTCGACATCATCAGCTACGGCGCGGACGGCAAGCCGGGCGGCGAGGGGCAGGATGCCGATATCGGCAACTGGAAATAA
- a CDS encoding DUF952 domain-containing protein produces MTIYRILTADDHAALHRDGSFAGSPLDRKDGYIHMSTEDQVAGTLAAHFKGVEGLMLLTIDEARVATDVKWEASRGGALFPHLYRALTLEDVVAERAITIGGDGSHLF; encoded by the coding sequence ATGACGATCTACCGCATCCTCACCGCCGACGATCATGCCGCGCTTCACCGCGACGGCAGCTTCGCGGGCAGCCCGCTCGACCGCAAGGACGGCTATATCCACATGTCGACCGAGGATCAGGTCGCCGGCACCCTTGCCGCCCATTTCAAGGGCGTCGAGGGGCTGATGCTGCTGACGATCGACGAAGCCCGCGTCGCGACCGACGTGAAGTGGGAGGCGTCACGCGGCGGCGCGCTGTTCCCGCACCTCTACCGCGCGCTGACGCTGGAGGATGTGGTGGCGGAACGTGCGATTACGATCGGCGGCGACGGCTCACACCTGTTCTAA
- the gspN gene encoding type II secretion system protein N, with protein MLRVLLFLIVLVGAALAAAAFVPLKTVIDLAHLGKIGFTTAGTEGTAWEGRIYDAQLGKIALGDIETHAVPAELLKGRLRIDMTGTNPGTQLSGGFSIGWGGIGIDALNLTASVPGEGPVPGGTLFVENLTARFPGTHCGTADGSTRAYIPSPLAGVVPAGSMQGPALCRDGALTFDLASDTGEATQEIAINATGGYRLRTVIKPRNALIAAGLSRKGFTPGPDGYVYQTERRL; from the coding sequence ATGTTGAGGGTGCTGCTGTTTCTGATCGTGCTCGTCGGCGCGGCGCTCGCCGCTGCCGCCTTCGTCCCGCTCAAGACCGTGATCGACCTCGCCCATCTGGGCAAGATCGGCTTCACTACGGCAGGCACCGAAGGCACGGCGTGGGAAGGCCGCATCTACGACGCGCAACTCGGCAAGATTGCGCTGGGCGATATCGAGACGCACGCCGTTCCCGCCGAACTGCTGAAAGGCCGCCTGCGCATCGACATGACCGGCACCAATCCGGGCACGCAACTGAGCGGCGGCTTCAGCATCGGTTGGGGCGGGATCGGGATCGACGCGCTGAACCTGACCGCCAGCGTTCCCGGCGAAGGGCCGGTGCCGGGCGGCACCCTGTTCGTCGAAAATCTGACCGCGCGTTTCCCCGGCACGCATTGCGGCACCGCCGACGGCAGCACGCGCGCTTATATCCCGTCGCCGCTCGCCGGCGTCGTGCCCGCCGGATCGATGCAGGGGCCGGCCCTGTGCCGCGACGGCGCGCTGACCTTCGATCTCGCCAGCGACACCGGCGAGGCGACACAGGAGATCGCGATCAACGCGACCGGCGGATATCGCCTGCGCACCGTGATCAAGCCGCGCAACGCGCTCATCGCCGCCGGCCTGTCGCGCAAGGGCTTCACGCCCGGCCCCGACGGCTATGTCTATCAAACAGAGCGCCGCCTTTAG
- the gspF gene encoding type II secretion system inner membrane protein GspF, with protein MTDFAWHAIDTGGRERRGHIAAETPDHARAQLEARRLYVVAIDKGEGAPRGPSLGAQLVRRRRRLSTRELTLVTRQFASLVTVIPVEEALRTIQKQTGKATTAVVLGSVHDAVVQGHRLADALATEPQSFPPLYRAMVAAGEASGTLPEILERLADLHERQATVRGKLITALAYPTVLAIVATAVVLGLMLFVVPRIVEQFDISGRQLPLITRIVVGASELLIRFWWIAPLLILIGVFAFARLMADQGRRLRFDTRLLGLPLVGRLLRDLHAARMARTLSRMVESRLPLIEGIAITARTVHNRALRAGSEAMVEDIRGGSSLSAALRRTDLFPPIMVYMAASGEASGRLHEMLERAADYLEREFDMFTATLLALLEPLVIVFMGVIVALIVLSILLPVLQLDTLAGI; from the coding sequence ATGACTGACTTCGCCTGGCATGCGATCGATACGGGCGGGCGCGAGCGGCGGGGCCATATCGCGGCCGAAACGCCCGACCATGCGCGCGCCCAACTCGAGGCGCGCCGTCTCTACGTCGTCGCGATCGACAAGGGGGAGGGCGCACCGCGCGGCCCCAGCCTCGGCGCGCAACTGGTCCGTCGTCGTCGGCGTCTCTCGACCCGCGAACTCACCCTCGTCACCCGCCAGTTCGCCAGCCTCGTCACCGTCATTCCGGTCGAAGAGGCGCTGCGCACGATCCAGAAGCAGACGGGCAAGGCGACCACCGCCGTCGTCCTCGGATCGGTCCACGACGCCGTCGTCCAGGGCCATCGCCTCGCCGATGCGCTGGCGACCGAGCCGCAAAGCTTCCCGCCGCTCTATCGCGCGATGGTCGCGGCGGGCGAGGCGTCCGGCACGCTCCCCGAAATCCTCGAGCGCCTCGCCGACCTGCACGAGCGTCAGGCGACGGTGCGCGGCAAGCTGATCACCGCGCTCGCTTATCCCACCGTCCTCGCGATCGTCGCGACGGCCGTGGTGCTGGGGCTGATGCTGTTCGTCGTGCCGCGCATCGTCGAACAATTCGACATATCGGGGCGACAATTGCCGCTCATCACCCGGATCGTGGTCGGCGCCTCCGAACTTCTCATCCGCTTCTGGTGGATCGCCCCCTTGCTGATCCTGATCGGGGTGTTCGCCTTCGCGCGGCTGATGGCGGATCAGGGGCGGCGGCTGCGCTTCGACACGCGCCTGCTCGGCCTGCCGCTGGTCGGCCGCCTGCTGCGCGATCTCCACGCCGCGCGCATGGCGCGCACGCTATCGCGAATGGTCGAGAGCCGCCTGCCGCTGATCGAAGGGATCGCGATCACCGCGCGCACCGTCCACAACCGCGCGCTGCGCGCCGGCTCCGAAGCGATGGTCGAGGACATAAGAGGCGGATCGAGCCTGTCGGCGGCCTTGCGCCGCACCGATCTGTTCCCGCCGATCATGGTTTATATGGCGGCCTCCGGCGAGGCATCGGGCCGGCTTCACGAAATGCTCGAACGCGCGGCCGACTATCTGGAGCGCGAGTTCGACATGTTCACCGCGACATTGCTGGCGCTGCTCGAGCCGCTGGTGATCGTCTTCATGGGGGTGATCGTCGCGCTGATCGTGCTGTCGATCCTGCTCCCCGTCCTTCAACTCGATACGCTGGCAGGCATATGA
- the gspK gene encoding type II secretion system minor pseudopilin GspK, translating to MKAPRGHREEGAALLAVLLLVALIATLAVLALDRLGLATRLAGNARAIDQARSYAYGGEALASLIAADLTDRGRGDMTARPEWRDAERVIPVEGGMIRARLSDGGNCFNLNSVVQGDVFSGWKARRQGIDQFRTLLLVLGVPQPRAQAISAALGDWVDSDTTTAPGGAEDESYARAAIPYRAANTLIGDPSELRTVAGVTPAIYKRVRPWVCAFNSAELAAININTIRPDQAPLLAMQFGGRLSISQAAAIIRSRPATGWESVEKFTADRLGGLANVTGLNPALDIRTRWFALDLDVTVDGAQVRERALIDAGIPPPRVVMRQWGAE from the coding sequence GTGAAGGCGCCGCGCGGCCATCGGGAGGAGGGCGCGGCTTTGCTCGCCGTCCTCCTGCTCGTCGCGCTGATTGCGACGCTGGCGGTGCTCGCGCTCGACCGACTGGGGCTCGCGACCCGGCTCGCCGGCAATGCCCGCGCGATCGATCAGGCGCGCAGCTATGCTTATGGCGGGGAGGCGCTGGCCAGCCTGATCGCCGCCGACCTCACCGATCGCGGCCGGGGCGACATGACCGCGCGGCCCGAATGGCGCGATGCGGAGCGGGTGATCCCGGTCGAAGGCGGGATGATCCGCGCGCGCCTGTCCGATGGGGGCAATTGCTTCAACCTCAACAGCGTGGTGCAGGGCGACGTCTTTTCGGGCTGGAAGGCGCGGCGGCAGGGGATTGATCAGTTCCGCACCCTGCTGCTCGTCCTGGGCGTGCCGCAGCCGCGCGCGCAGGCGATCTCGGCGGCGCTGGGCGACTGGGTCGACAGCGATACGACGACCGCGCCGGGCGGTGCGGAGGACGAAAGTTACGCACGCGCCGCCATCCCCTATCGCGCCGCCAACACGTTGATCGGCGATCCCAGCGAATTGCGCACCGTCGCGGGGGTGACGCCCGCAATCTACAAGCGCGTCCGCCCCTGGGTCTGCGCGTTCAATTCGGCTGAGCTGGCGGCGATCAACATCAATACGATCCGCCCGGATCAGGCACCGTTGCTGGCGATGCAGTTCGGCGGGCGGCTCTCCATATCGCAGGCAGCGGCCATCATCCGCAGCCGCCCGGCGACCGGATGGGAGTCGGTCGAAAAGTTCACGGCAGACCGTCTGGGCGGCCTCGCCAATGTCACCGGATTGAACCCGGCGCTCGATATCAGGACACGCTGGTTCGCGCTCGACCTTGACGTGACCGTCGACGGTGCGCAGGTGAGGGAAAGGGCGTTGATCGATGCCGGCATTCCCCCGCCTCGGGTGGTGATGCGGCAATGGGGGGCTGAATGA
- the gspJ gene encoding type II secretion system minor pseudopilin GspJ: protein MRRGEDGFTLVELLVTLAIFAIIALASVALLSMATGTQGQALGALDRTAALRRMTALVTADLAQATPRPSRDDRGDSQKAFVGVQPGGSGPILRFVRAGWANEGDAPRSTLQKVAYRIADDRLERLSWPLVDGVPQDRAVVSVAMRGISAVHLRFRKDGVWSDNWDQRNPAIMPDAVEMVASIDGIGEVRQLFLIGLGR from the coding sequence GTGAGGCGGGGGGAGGACGGCTTCACCCTGGTCGAACTGCTCGTCACGCTGGCCATCTTCGCGATCATCGCGCTGGCGAGCGTCGCGCTGCTGAGCATGGCGACGGGGACGCAGGGGCAGGCGCTCGGCGCGCTCGATCGCACCGCGGCGCTGCGCCGGATGACCGCGCTCGTCACCGCCGATCTCGCGCAGGCGACCCCGCGCCCCAGCCGCGACGATCGCGGCGACAGCCAGAAGGCGTTCGTCGGGGTGCAGCCCGGCGGATCGGGACCAATCCTGCGCTTCGTGCGCGCCGGCTGGGCGAATGAAGGCGATGCACCCCGATCGACCCTGCAGAAGGTCGCCTATCGGATCGCGGACGACCGGCTCGAACGGCTGAGCTGGCCGCTGGTTGACGGCGTGCCGCAGGATCGCGCGGTGGTGTCGGTCGCGATGCGCGGCATTTCGGCGGTCCACCTGCGCTTCCGCAAGGACGGCGTGTGGTCCGACAATTGGGACCAGCGCAATCCGGCGATCATGCCCGATGCGGTCGAAATGGTCGCGTCGATCGATGGCATCGGCGAGGTGCGCCAGCTTTTCCTGATCGGGCTGGGGCGGTGA